The Candidatus Bathyarchaeota archaeon DNA segment AAAAAGATGGGTGCAATAGGCATACTTTCTAAAGGAATAATCGATAGATCTGATTTAGCTCAACAGGCTGTTTTAACAGCGATGATACCAAGAATCAGTAAGGACTATTACTTTAATAAGAAAAAAAATTCAACATTTAAGTAAATTTTCAGTTTATTACAAGGTATGTCGATTTACTTACAGGATTTTGGTGTAGCAAATGAATGGTATTAAAAGACTTTTGGAATCAGTAGATGTTATCAAAAGACTTTTAGAATCAGTAGATGTTATCGGTCTATTTCAAAGTGTATTAGTCCCAGTAATAATGATCAGCGGAATCGGGCTCTTTATCCTAATAATTCAAACTAGATATGGAAGGATTGTTGATAGAATAAGATCTATAAATTATGAAAGACTTGAATTGATAAAAAGTTCAATAATTAGAAAAATCTCTAAAACTGAAAAAATTTGGAACAATTATCGATTACAGGCTCTCCAAGAGCAAATGTCTATTCTTGTGAAACGTGGAAAATTATTAAAGTATGCGTTGCAGTTCATGTTCATATCTATTTTCACATCAATATTTTCTTCCCTACTCTTATTCATAGAACAGATTACAAAGATACCTATGTCATCATTAATTCTAATTCTATTCTCAATCGGAATGATTATGTTATTAATGGCTTGTATAAATGTAATAAGAGAAGTCACCAGCTCTTACAAGGCAGTAATTTTTGATATTGATACACACGTACCAGAAAAATATCGTATAAAGACTGAGCTAGGAGTTCTTGGGCACTTGGAAAAAGACAATTCTAAAGACTGATAATTCAAAATAGAACTCTTAAAGAGTATTTTCAACATTTTATTTTATTACCAATCCAGGAGTTTTTAGTATGAAGGAATATGACCTAATAACAATCGGTAC contains these protein-coding regions:
- a CDS encoding DUF2721 domain-containing protein, which codes for MNGIKRLLESVDVIKRLLESVDVIGLFQSVLVPVIMISGIGLFILIIQTRYGRIVDRIRSINYERLELIKSSIIRKISKTEKIWNNYRLQALQEQMSILVKRGKLLKYALQFMFISIFTSIFSSLLLFIEQITKIPMSSLILILFSIGMIMLLMACINVIREVTSSYKAVIFDIDTHVPEKYRIKTELGVLGHLEKDNSKD